Part of the Nicotiana sylvestris chromosome 2, ASM39365v2, whole genome shotgun sequence genome, AGCGTGTAATCATTAAAAAGTCTGCTACGGTAAATCAGTTGATGCTTTAAATACACTAACGTAGCAGATTGTTTCTTTGGCATAAAAGTTTGAATCTTTTCAGGTGAATACACAACAATCACACCACTTTCAGGCTTGTGACATGTGCGGAGGAAACCACCAGAACCATGAAAGTCAAGCAACCAATCAAACGGATGAACAGGTTAATGTCATCGGTTACAAGTCACATCCTTTGGGGAGTCCAATGGCACAAAAGCATCCAGGATTTCAGTGGAGTAACCCAAATGATGCAGAAAACTCTCAAAGCATCCAGAAACAACAGGTACAAGGTCCGCCGGGATACCAGAGTCAAAATTGTGGGAAACCGAGTTACAGACCTTATCAGCAAGCAGGACCATATCAACAAGCAAGGTCATACCAGCAGAGGCCCCAACAAGCTCATCCAAGTCTTGATGACCTTTTGTACAAGTATATTAAGGTTACTGATGAAAAAATGGAAAGCCAAACTTCATCCctcaaaaatctggaaattcaGTTAAGCCAATTGGCAGCTCTTGTATCAGAAAAGATTCAGGGTCCCTTACCAAGCAATACAGAGAAAAATCCAAAGTAGCACCTTAAGGCCATCACTTTACGATCAGGTAAGGAATTATATGAACCTTATGCAGACAGACAAGAAAAGAATCAGGCAGAACAACAGGTAGACAAGGGTAAGAATATTGAAAAATCATCTGAACCATCAAAGgagaaagaaataaagaataaggaagaaaaaaattctgaaaaaatgGTTGCCCCACCTGTGACAATTCCTTTTCCACAAAAAATGAAACGAGAAAAGCTTGATGGTCAATTTGCAAAGTTTTTGGAAATCTTGAAACAAATTCATATTAATATTCTTTTCACTGATGCTTTGTTGCAAATGCCTTCATAtgctaaatttttaaaagaatttttgtcAAGTAAAAGGAAATTGGAAGAAGTTTTTGTGGTAATGCTTACTGAAAAATGCAGtgctatacttcaaaataagctaccaCAAAAACTTGGTGATCCTGGCAGTTTTACCATTCCATACACTTTGGGAGGTGTATATTTTGAAAAAGCACTTTGCAATTCTGGAGATTcaataaatttgatgccattttCTATCTTTAGAAAGTTGGATCTTGGTGAAATGAAGGACATAGGTGTTTCTCTTCAGTTTCCAGAACAAAGTACTAAGAAACCTAAGGGAATAATTAAAAATGTGCTTGTAAGAGTAGATAAGTTTGTTTTCCCTGTAGATTTTATATTACTTGAAATGAAAGAATGtcctgatgaaccgatgattTTGGGTAGACCATTTCTTACTATAGGAAGAGCAATCATAGATGTTCATCAAGAGCAACTAATCTTGAGAGTTGATGAAGAAAGAGTCATttttgatatgcaaaagatactaAGATTTTCAGGAGATGAGGCATCATCTTCATGCTTTTCTATTGACATGATTAGTGATCTTGCAGATGAATTCAAAGATGATCAATTAATTTCAGACTCAATGAAATGATGTTTGACCAAATCAGGCACCGCACAAGATGATGATCCCACAATTAGGAGAGAAGCTAAAATACTGGAAAAAGATTCGGGGGATAAGGAGATGCAATCAGAAGAAGTTAAACCAAAAATTGAACTCAAAGTTCTTCCCtctcatttaaaatatgtttatCTTCAGCAAGAACTATTTCTAGTAATTATTTCATCTTCTTTGACTGCAGAACAAGAAGAAAGACTAATTCAAGTCTTAAAAGCACATAAAGGAGCCTTAAGGTGGACTGTAGAGGATATCTAATGGATTAGTCCAGCAATTTGTATGCATATAATCCTCATGGAAGATAGCTACAAGCCAATAATCCAACCCCAAAGGAGATTGAATCCTGCAATGCAGGAAGTGGTGAAAAAGGAAATTGTCAAGCTTCTAGCGGCAGGTATTATTTACGCAATTTCAGATAGACCTTGGGTAAATCCAGTTCAGGTAGTACCAaagaaaggaggtatgacagttataaagaataaaaataatgaaCTCATACCTACGAGGACTGATACAGGATGGAGAGTCTGTATTGATTATAGACGTCTCAATGATGCTACCagaaaagatcattttcctttaccatttattgatcaaatgttaGAAAGAATTGCAGGATATGGTTTTTACTGTTTTCTTGATGGCTATTCAGGGTATAACCAAATACCAATTGCACCCGAAGATCAGGATAAAACAACTTTTACATCTCCTCATAGAACATATGCATATAGGAGAATGCCATTTGGTATGTGCAacgcccctgctacatttcagcgTTGCATGTCAGCAATTTTTTCTGACATGACTGAaaaatttcttgaaatttttatggatgatttcaCTCTTTGGCAAAACATTTGAAGATTCTCTTTACCACTTGACTTTAGTTCTTAAGAGATGTGAAGAGACAAACTTGATTCTGAATTGGGGAAAATGTCATTTTATAGTTATAGAGGGAATTGTTTTAGGACATAAAATCACTGCTAATGGGATAGAAGTTGATAAGGCTAAACTTAATTTTATAGCAGGATTACTACCTCCCACAACTGTTAAAGGCATTAGAAACTTTCTAGGTCATGCAGGTTTTTACAGacggttcataaaggatttttcaaaaatttcaaaacatcTGACTAACCTCTTGATGAAAGATGTTAAGTTTGATTTTTCAGGTGATTGTATGATAGCTTTTAACACCCTTAAGGAGAAATTATCAAATGCCCCCGTAGTTGTGTCCCCTGATTGGAGTCAACCTTTTGAGGTTATGTGTGATGCTGGTGATATGGCAGCTGGGGCTGTTTTAGGCCAAAGAAAGGATAAGATTTTTTGTCATATTTTCTATGCTAATAGAACACTAAGTGAGGCTCAACTGAATTATGCCACAATAGAAAAAGAGTTACTGGAAGTAGTATTTGCATTTGATAAATTTCGTTCTTATTTTATAGGAACAAAGGTGACTGTTTTTACTGACCATGCAGCTTTAAAATACCTCTTAGCCAAAAAAGATGCTCGACCTAGATTGTTAAGATGGATTTTACTTCTGCAAGAATTTGACCTTgcgataaaagaaaaaaaaggaacagAGAATCAGGTAGCTGACCATTTGTCTAGACTAGAAGACCCTCCCCTTGAGTTCAGCGAGATAAAAGAAGAATTTTCTGTTGACTCTGTTGTGACTCAACCACCTTGGTTCGTAGATATTGCTAACTACTTGGTTGGAAGAAAGACACCCCAAGATCTCTCTTACCAGCAGAGAAAAAAGCTTATTACTGATGCTAAGTATTATTTGTGGAATGAACCTTACTTGTTCAAAATTTGTGCAGATAATATCATTAGGAAGTGTGTACCTGAAGAAGAGATGACCAAAATTTTGTATCATTGTCATGATGGAGCAATTGGAGGTCATTATGCTGCAAACCGTACGACATTTAAAGTATTGGAGGCCGGATTTGTTTGGCCAAAACTCTTCAAAGATGCCCAAGCATATGTTGCACAATGTCACAGGTGTCAGAAAACAGGTAATATCACTAAGAGATATGAGATGCCATTGCAATCAATACAGGTATGCgaaatatttgatgtttggggaatagatttcatgggtccttttccttcttcttattCATTTGAATATATCCTTGTGGTTGTAGATTATGTATCAAGATGGGTTGAATCCATCCCCACAAGGAAGAATGATGCTCATACAGTGTGTAATTTTcttagaaaatatatttttactagATTTGGCACTCCTCGAGTATCATTAGTGATCAAGGAACTCATTTTATGAATAGGCAATTTTCTGCTTTGCTATCAAAATATGGTGTGACTCACAAAACTGGAACACCATATCATGCTCAAACACAGGGGCAAGTTGAGGTTTCTAACCGCGAGTTAAAAGGAATCCTTGAAAAAATGGTTGGAATTTCAAGAAAAGACTGGTCTTTAAAATTAGATGATGCATTATAGGCATACCGAATGGAGTTCAAAATGCCAATTGGAACATCCCCATATAAATTAGTCTTTCGAAAGGCTTGCCATTTGCTAGTTGAAttagaacacaaagatttttgggCACTGAAAGCATTAAACTTTGAATTAACCTCTGCTGGTAAAAAGAGATTTTTTCAAGTTAATAAATTAGAAGAACTGAGGTTGGAAacttatgaaaatgccagaatattcaaagaaaaaacaaaaatatggcaTGACAATTTAATCCGACAAAAAAGTTTCAAAATTGGAGATCAAGTACTTCTTTACAATAGCAGACTGAGGCTATTTCCAGGAAAATTAAAATCCAGGTGGATAGGTCCTTATAATGTTACAGATGTTACTCCATATGGGTTATTGAATTCAACAGATCAATAGAGGAGACAAATTTAAGGTAAATGGTCACAGGTTAAAGTTGTATTTTGGAGGACATTTTGAGCAACAACCATCGGTAACCTTGATAGCCTAAACATTTCGTTGTTAATAAGTCGAGCTGACAAAATTAAACTCAGAACTATAATTTCTTTTCCCGTAGCCATTGAGGGTGAAGCAATGGAACCTCATAAGCCCAATATAATTTATACGAATAAATGCTTAACCAATTGATCTGGTTAATATCTAGATTATTGTACAACCGGGACATCCCATGAAGGCCTCTACAAAAACAAAGCCATCTATACAGGAGTAATTCCATGGTAGTCGGTATGCCTAAGTCACTAGTTGGTTAACCATCTGATTGTGTAAAATAATTATTGGCTCAGGTAAATTTTCTGGTTTATATCAAAACTAGGACCCCATGACTGTTAAGGTGTTAAATTAGTCCGGTCTATTACACATAGAACATGTGTAGTTACAGTTTCTTTCAAGCTTTCTTCTGTGACTgtaaatttgaaagctaaaaagATTCTTATTTAAAAAAAGTTCTTTAGTACTTTATgtatttataaaaaaaacaaaaaaaagttttTAATTTTCGTAAATAAAGTACTACGTATATATAATTCTCTTTCATGGATTATTGTTTTACTGTGGGTATTAAATTCACAAAATAAGATCTCttcattttttaaatattaactcttttcttcttgtatCACATCACTTCCAAGTTTATTATTCCAATTTTGTGAAAGCGAGGATTTGCGTCTTCAACTCAAGAAATCATTGGAATTGAGAAGAGTTATGAACATCAACAGGTAGATTCAGTAATTCTTTACTAGAACTTGCTCAGAATATTTGTCAAGGTGAGATAATAGTTGACACTAATTTCTGAAAAATGAACTAGGCTTtctttgatttcttctttttggcCTGAAAATGCAACCAAAACAAAAAAATGTATCCCTAGTACCCAACTTTGAAGCTTGTAAATCATTCTTTCTTGTCACACCGCAATCTGAACTAGTAAATTATAGGTACCTTTGTATATGTAATTACTTCTTCCTAATTGTTTTTCTTCAGCTGAAAGTTCAAAGATGGAGCTTATAAAAACAAATTGGCGGTAGAAAAGGCAAAAAAATAGCATACATATAGATTCTTCATATATAGAGAAAACTCTATTGTACAAAAAGtattgtttaaaaaaaatatatgaagaaaaagaaattgcTTCAAATTTCAGAATATATACAGCTTTAATAGCTACAAATAAAAAAGtcattataaatatttcttttatCCTACCAGCCTGAAGCCTAATATTACAAACCGAAAAAGCCCTAaaagatttcaacaaaatagtGTTAAactacattagtggtgatttacataatGAGCAAGCCTATCGATAAAGAAATACAATTCTTGTTGATGGTGGCCATAAATTTATCAATTCTTAAGAGTCATAGGGAGAAGAAATGCAAGTTCTCGCCAAACAAAGATGGAATCATAAGAAAGGTATATGTTTTGTGAGGTTGAAAAGGTTAATCAGTTTTAGAAAATGAGGAAATTCTTATTTTGAATAAATTTTCTCTCCACAAGGCAAACAATGATTTTTGAAGAGAGTTGTTCAAAacgaataaattaattaattaattaaaaaaatatttttttcctcgAGGACGAGTAAAAGTTCAAGTATGGGGGAATTTGATGAATATAAATTATTCATGTATTTTCATACGTATAAATAAGGATTTTTATAAATAGTCCATGAATAAATATATTCGATTCTCCTATATTTTCTAACAAGTTCTGCAGAGGAAAGTTGAATTGAGGAAAGAGTACTACAAGTAAAACAAGGAGGAAAAAGAGTAATGCACGTGGTAAACAAGAGTGAATCAAATTTTGAAGTCACAACATGAAGTTACAACATCAACTTTTGAAGTCACAACTTCAAGACTTAAAGTTGCAACATCATCTCACATTTGCTACacattttctataaatagacacTCATAATGTATTGTGAAAAGTTTATCTGGCGAGAGAAGAACTATTCTTGGTCTCTATTTTGTCTTTAATATTCCTAAGTCCTAGTAGTTATCCTTTTGTGAAAAATAATATCTTTTTACCAATTCTTCGTATTTCTAAACTAGGTCCTTTTTCTTActtcataatggagtaatcttttTTTTGGGATAGTTAATGAAGCttgatatatatattataatactaTCTCAGTTTTAATATAttcttggtttgaaattttctatttatattttatattgtgCTATAATAATAGTTGTTAACTAATCATTGTTATCACTTCTATATATTTTATCTTTAAGTTACTCTcatattaattttgtaattctcacggagcaaaattaatatatagTAATTATTGAATAAAATAGTAAAGTGAGAGCAATTATTAGTAAGCTATTATTAAAAGTCAATAATCTTGCTTGACTCAattttaattctcacggaggaattGTAGTCGCAAGATTattgatttagtaaaaatattctcacgaagtttTTACTATCTTTTAGCATAATTCAGACCAGAAGATATTTCGGTTTAACCGTCACCAGTTTTAACTCAATTAATTACATAATCTCACTGAATGTTATTAGTTGATTAATTCTTGGTGAGATAAGATATAATTGCATTAGCAATAAGCAATTATCCTTTAGAGAAATACATGTAGAAAGTGAGATTTTATTATAATATATTATTAAGTGAATTCAACGGATTCCAACTCTTTTTTAAATTACAAATCTTTCGAaagttgtttaattttgttaagtaTTTAACAAGTTTTAATTCCACAAATTTTTTATCAATctgattctctcaaatagtagctAAAATATTATAAGTCTGTAGAATAGATTTTCTAATCTCTGTGGGACGGTATCATAAACTATACAAGAATTTGACAAAGCACAAGCAGGAAAATCCTATACACATTGGCCTCGTcatgaaccaagtaaacaaaacctTCAAAGTCTGAGAGGATagatgcaaaggtatttggacaagctGCAGGTAACTTTGCACCTTTTCAAGGAATAGACCTTACAGCATGTACCTCGAGAACCAAACAGTAAGGTCGATGCATTTACGAATCCGGGGTCATCGGTCGAGGAAGATGAGATTAGCTCGGGGACTGTCGTTCAACTCTCGAGATCAGTGATCGAagaaggtcatgccgagataaactctacaagcttAACCTGGATTAGAGGAATAAGTATATTAAATACTTGAATAACGGAAAGCTCCCATCGGACCTTAAAGGGTCGAGGGCCCTATGAACCAAAGTTGCTCGATTGACATTGGATGAAGATAAAACATTGTACAGAAGAATAGTCGATGGACCATTGGCAGTATGTTTAGGACCAGGagacaccgattatgttttacgagaggtccatgaaggcacttgtgggaaccattccGGCGTTAAATCACTGATTCACAAAATTGTTAGAGCAGGATATTACTGGGttagcatggaaaaagacaccaagGAGTTTGttcaaaaatgtgataaatgtcaaaggttcgCATCGATGATCCATCATCCCCGAGAACAACTTCATTCAGTCTTATCCCCGTGgctattcatgaaatgggggatggatatcgtcggccctctGCCATCGACCCCAGGTAAAGCAaagttcattttgtttatgactgactatttttctaaatggttTGAAGCACAGGCGTCAGAAAGTGAAAGAGAAAGAggttatagacttcatctgggatcacatcatGTGTCAATTTGGGATACCAACTGAAATAGTGTGTGACAATGGGAAACAATTTATCAGTAGCAAAGTAACGAAATTCCTCGAGTACCACAAAATAAAAAAGATGTTAACAATGTCGTATCATCCTAGTTGGAACGTACAGGCCGAATCAATGAAcaagactatcattcaaaacttaaagaaaaggttgaatgACGCTAAAGGGAAGTGGAGAAAAACATTACTcgaagtcctttgggcatatcgaacaacatcaaaCTCCAGTATGTGAGCAGCcccgttctccttagtatatggctctATGGCCTTGATTCATGTCGAAGTCGAGGAACCTAGTTCTAGATTTTGACATACAACGgaagaatcaaatcacgaggctatgaatactagcctcgaactattggatgaaaaacaAGAAGATGCGCTCGTTCGAATGGCTACGCAAAGAATCGACAGATATTATAATAGAAGATCCAACCTTCGCCACTtcggaatcggggacttagttctgagGAAAGTTACCTTtaatactcgagacccaaatgaagggaaactaggcccaaactggaaaggaccatatcgggtcctcggTATCATCAaaaaaggatcttacaaacttggcacaatGGAGGGCAAACAATTGCCAAATAATTGGAATGTGTCACTCCTCAAACGGTATTATTTCTAAGGTATGACTTTCCCCTTTTCCATTTGTATCtgatactaacttattgcaggtgttcgatcgaagacATCGAGAAACTCTTCTATACgaggaccttaggttttaaagcatgcgttgcactctttttcccttagatcagtttttatcccaaatggggttttccggcaaggtttttaacgaggcaacaattatgtgctacctgaggaaaattcaacagtatccaaTGCTTCTTTGcaatcaaccttgaatactgggGGCATCAACCTCGGATGTTATATTTTCGAGAAAAATACTTCATGACAAAGGGTCTCGATAgggaaactttgtaatgggccaaacgatCGAATGAACCATGTCCATATAGATTAGTTGAGCCCCGATGGCAAAACATTTACGCATGTATAAATTATTTC contains:
- the LOC104211850 gene encoding uncharacterized protein gives rise to the protein MTFPNICNCIFFYHGLKPSARNVIDVAAGGSVMGKTTEEALQLLNEISENAIQWPSERVIIKKSATVNTQQSHHFQACDMCGGNHQNHESQATNQTDEQVNVIGYKSHPLGSPMAQKHPGFQWSNPNDAENSQSIQKQQVQGPPGYQSQNCGKPSYRPYQQAGPYQQARSYQQRPQQAHPSLDDLLYKYIKVTDEKMESQTSSLKNLEIQLSQLAALVSEKIQDRQEKNQAEQQVDKGKNIEKSSEPSKEKEIKNKEEKNSEKMVAPPVTIPFPQKMKREKLDGQFAKFLEILKQIHINILFTDALLQMPSYAKFLKEFLSSKRKLEEVFVVMLTEKCSAILQNKLPQKLGDPGSFTIPYTLGGVYFEKALCNSGDSINLMPFSIFRKLDLGEMKDIGVSLQFPEQSTKKPKGIIKNVLVRVDKFVFPVDFILLEMKECPDEPMILGRPFLTIGRAIIDVHQEQLILRVDEERVIFDMQKILRFSGDEASSSCFSIDMISDLADEFKDDQLISDSMK